In the Mytilus trossulus isolate FHL-02 chromosome 1, PNRI_Mtr1.1.1.hap1, whole genome shotgun sequence genome, one interval contains:
- the LOC134707274 gene encoding homeobox protein ceh-20-like translates to MAYVTPYLRNSLLRQIIIPLSTTNPDQSLYYYLSIIIIMADFLDFLLSSPTKSPLPIEITSTTTLEDIIAATIQPDTTISDATIQPDTTTSDVTTQPESPTTDPTTISEDDDEALAATILEEATALEPETETRLADSLFDLLGSPPPEQLLTNNSAVLELQSLLKTELKQQTIPQTLMSLLHKPKTSVFTREQQLQRQFTKLEVSNPTQVSQLSSFFKYQSAVIETERYQSLHQNATKPHLRLSINDHFDEQLHKAIDRVELSVMNLQQSVTDQTSTHTTTKMPSTRPYNVRSRPQLSRRSIQLMEEWYHCNIDHPYPDSTIIQSFAQQGNIKEEQVKKWFANKRSRTHNTHSRTAITSRKMSSRYNRNSHYQPY, encoded by the exons ATGGCATATGTGACACCATATTTAAGAAATTCACTTTTGAGACAAATCATTATTCCCTTATCAACTACCAATCCTGATCAATCATTGTACTATTACTTATCAATCATTATAATCATGGCTGATTTCCTTGACTTCCTGTTGTCATCACCTACCAAGTCACCACTACCCATAGAGATCACATCTACTACTACACTAGAGGACATCATTGCTGCTACCATCCAACCAGACACCACTATCTCAGATGCCACTATTCAACCAGACACCACTACCTCAGATGTCACTACTCAACCAGAATCACCAACTACTGATCCTACCACCATCAGCGAAGATGATGATGAGGCCCTGGCTGCTACTATCCTTGAGGAAGCAACAGCTCTTGAGCCTGAGACAGAAACTCGCCTTGCTGACTCACTCTTTGATCTCCTTGGATCACCACCACCAGAGCAACTACTCACCAACAACTCAGCAGTCTTAGAACTTCAGTCACTACTCAAGACAGAACTCAAACAGCAAACTATACCACAGACTCTGATGAGCTTACTACACAAACCCAAAACCAGCGTATTCACCAGAGAGCAACAACTCCAACGACAGTTTACCAAACTCGAAGTCAGCAACCCAACTCAGGTGTCTCAGCTATCCAGCTTCTTCAAGTACCAGTCTGCTGTCATTGAGACTGAGCGATACCAGTCACTCCACCAAAATGCTACCAAACCACATCTACGATTATCCATCAACGACCACTTTGATGAGCAACTACACAAGGCTATAGATAGGGTTGAG ctcAGTGTTATGAACCTCCAGCAATCTGTTACTGACCAGACCAGTACCCACACTACTACCAAGATGCCATCTACCAGACCATATAACGTCCGCTCTCGTCCACAACTCTCACGTAGATCCATACAGCTCATGGAAGAATGGTATCACTGCAACATAGACCACCCTTACCCAGACTCAACCATCATCCAGTCATTTGCACAACAGGGTAACATCAAAGAAGAACAGGTCAAGAAGTGGTTTGCCAACAAACGTAGCCGTACTCACAACACTCACTCACGTACAGCCATCACCTCTCGTAAGATGTCCTCTCGCTACAACAGGAACTCACACTACCAGCCTTACTGA